In the Streptomyces formicae genome, one interval contains:
- a CDS encoding sulfite exporter TauE/SafE family protein produces MNAAFQVDTSTAVLLALFGLAGGIGITAVGPGGVLPTIGMFLFTGLSPATVAGTAIATHVATGALGTAAYVRSGQLRDPATRRAALLLCATALVGTPLGVLLNRAVEGRAFGVLLAAAVTVTALLTWIRERRVRRAGDDGTAPVRLPARLAAPLGLVVSTAAGLFGLGGPMLSVPLLILCGLPVLPALAVAQAQSVVIASLGTVGYLLGGDVNWPLAALIGVPELIGVLIGWKIARRVPAQRLKTALIAMLLLVAPYLAFHS; encoded by the coding sequence ATGAACGCGGCCTTTCAGGTGGACACGTCCACGGCGGTTCTCCTGGCCCTCTTCGGCCTGGCGGGCGGCATCGGCATCACCGCGGTCGGGCCCGGCGGCGTGCTGCCCACCATCGGCATGTTCCTGTTCACCGGCCTGTCCCCCGCCACCGTGGCCGGTACCGCCATCGCCACGCACGTCGCGACCGGGGCCCTGGGCACCGCCGCGTACGTACGCTCCGGCCAACTCCGCGACCCGGCGACCCGGCGCGCCGCTCTCCTCCTCTGCGCCACGGCCCTGGTGGGCACGCCCCTGGGGGTCCTGCTCAACAGAGCGGTCGAGGGCCGGGCGTTCGGCGTGCTGCTCGCCGCGGCGGTGACCGTCACCGCGCTCCTGACGTGGATCCGCGAGCGGCGTGTCCGGCGTGCCGGGGACGACGGGACCGCACCCGTGCGGCTGCCCGCCCGACTCGCCGCGCCGCTGGGCCTGGTGGTCTCGACCGCCGCGGGGCTCTTCGGGCTCGGCGGCCCGATGCTCTCCGTTCCCCTCCTCATCCTGTGCGGGCTCCCCGTCCTGCCCGCGCTCGCCGTGGCACAGGCCCAGTCCGTGGTGATCGCCTCGCTCGGTACGGTCGGTTATCTGCTCGGCGGCGACGTGAACTGGCCGCTGGCCGCGCTCATCGGTGTGCCCGAACTGATCGGCGTACTCATCGGCTGGAAGATCGCCCGTCGCGTGCCCGCACAGCGGCTCAAGACGGCCTTGATCGCCATGCTCCTGCTGGTGGCCCCTTACCTGGCGTTCCACTCCTGA
- a CDS encoding GntR family transcriptional regulator, whose translation MGQEATGGDVGWGGAGEPPRATGTSSDSRAQRARRLADLLRQQIIGGAFEDGRLPEEHALARSLDGSRNAVRAALDLLRAEGLITRRRGVGTRVVTAKYGHGLDRLTGLAETLNGYGAVRNEVRVARLVPAPPRSALERLRLPDTSPAVHLERLRRLDGEPLSVDTTWLAPDIGTPLLERDLAGRDVFDLIEEVIGGPLGYADVTVHAITADRDSADLLGIRDGAPLFAIDRLTHLPDGRPVDAESLRVRADRLTLSTSLHRGPR comes from the coding sequence ATGGGCCAGGAGGCGACCGGGGGCGACGTGGGGTGGGGCGGCGCGGGAGAACCGCCACGGGCGACCGGCACGTCCTCAGACTCGCGTGCGCAGCGCGCCCGCAGGCTCGCCGACCTGCTGCGCCAGCAGATCATCGGCGGCGCCTTCGAGGACGGCCGACTGCCCGAGGAGCACGCGCTGGCCCGGAGCCTGGACGGCTCGCGCAACGCGGTCCGCGCGGCACTCGACCTCCTGCGGGCCGAGGGACTGATCACCCGACGGCGCGGGGTGGGCACCCGCGTGGTGACCGCGAAGTACGGCCATGGACTCGACCGTCTCACCGGCCTCGCCGAGACGCTGAACGGCTACGGCGCGGTCCGCAACGAGGTGCGCGTCGCGCGCCTCGTGCCCGCGCCTCCCCGCTCCGCGCTCGAACGCCTTCGCCTGCCCGACACCAGCCCGGCCGTCCACCTGGAGCGGCTGCGACGGCTCGACGGCGAACCGCTCTCGGTCGATACGACATGGCTCGCCCCGGACATCGGAACGCCCCTGCTGGAGCGCGATCTCGCCGGGCGCGACGTGTTCGACCTCATCGAGGAGGTCATCGGCGGTCCTCTGGGCTACGCCGACGTCACCGTGCACGCCATCACCGCCGACCGTGACTCGGCCGACCTGCTCGGCATCCGGGACGGCGCGCCGCTCTTCGCCATCGACCGGCTCACGCACCTGCCCGACGGGCGCCCGGTCGACGCCGAGTCACTGCGCGTCCGCGCCGACCGGTTGACGCTGAGCACGTCCCTGCACCGGGGGCCCCGATGA
- the xdhC gene encoding xanthine dehydrogenase accessory protein XdhC has product MTWVAAVARLRARREPGVLVTVATVRGHAPREAGAKLVVGLSETWGSIGGGNVEAVAIDRAREMIGAAEPEPELLDFALNDKVTNRHGVQCCGGTVSVLLEPLPVVRAVAVFGVGHVGLELARILARQDLDLHLIDSRSEMLAEKRLDVLADAVAQVHTHHTPLLPEEVLDQLPHGTHVLIMTHDHAEDAALCDAALRTTRLGSIGLIGSAAKWGRFRKRLATEGGHDEATINRIKTPIGLAAITGKDPATIAVSVAADLLRAFASEGNDPGVAAPRLDVPPGQAFSQVTSGGVTPAK; this is encoded by the coding sequence ATGACGTGGGTCGCCGCGGTCGCGCGGTTGCGGGCACGCCGGGAGCCCGGCGTCCTGGTGACCGTCGCGACCGTGCGCGGCCATGCGCCGCGCGAGGCCGGTGCGAAGCTCGTCGTGGGGCTCAGCGAGACGTGGGGCTCGATCGGCGGCGGCAACGTCGAGGCCGTCGCGATCGACCGGGCCCGGGAGATGATCGGCGCGGCCGAGCCGGAGCCGGAGCTGCTCGACTTCGCCCTCAACGACAAAGTGACCAACCGTCATGGAGTGCAGTGCTGCGGCGGCACGGTGTCGGTGCTGCTCGAACCGCTGCCGGTGGTACGGGCGGTCGCGGTCTTCGGCGTCGGGCACGTCGGTCTCGAACTGGCGCGCATCCTCGCCCGTCAGGACCTCGACCTCCATCTGATCGACAGCCGCTCCGAGATGCTCGCCGAGAAGCGGCTCGACGTGCTGGCGGACGCGGTGGCGCAGGTCCACACGCATCACACGCCACTGCTGCCCGAGGAGGTTCTCGACCAGCTGCCGCACGGCACCCACGTCCTGATCATGACCCATGACCACGCCGAGGACGCCGCTCTCTGCGACGCCGCCTTGCGCACCACGCGACTCGGCTCGATCGGGCTGATCGGGTCGGCGGCCAAGTGGGGGCGGTTCCGCAAGCGCCTCGCCACCGAGGGCGGTCATGACGAGGCCACCATCAACCGGATCAAGACCCCGATCGGGCTTGCCGCCATCACCGGGAAGGATCCCGCCACCATCGCCGTGAGCGTCGCCGCCGATCTGCTGCGCGCCTTCGCGTCCGAGGGGAACGACCCTGGCGTTGCCGCCCCGCGCTTGGACGTTCCGCCAGGTCAGGCGTTTTCGCAGGTCACATCGGGTGGCGTAACTCCGGCGAAATGA
- the xdhB gene encoding xanthine dehydrogenase molybdopterin binding subunit: protein MSQLSQRPEKPVVGVSMPHESATLHVTGAALYTDDLVARTKDVLHAYPVQVMRAHGRITALRTEPALAVPGVVRVLTGADVPGVNDAGMKHDEPLFPDEVMFHGHAVAWVLGETLEAARLGAAAVEVELDELPSLITLQDAMAADSFHGARPVMLSGDVDAGLADSAHVFTGEIHFSDQEHFYLETHAALAHIDESGQVFVQSSTQHPSETQEIVAHVLGLHSHEVTVQCLRMGGGFGGKEMQPHGFAAVAALGARLTGRPVRLRLNRTQDLTMSGKRHGFHAEWRIGFDADGRIRALDATLTADGGWSLDLSEPVVARALCHIDNTYWIPNARVTGRIARTNKVSNTAFRGFGGPQGMLVIEDIMGRCAPLLGLDPMELRERNFYQRGQSTPYGQQVVQPERIAAVWQQVKENGGVAERRREIAAFNSAHPHTKRALAVTGLKFGISFNLTAFNQGGALVLIYKDGSVLINHGGTEMGQGLHTKMLQVAATTLGIPLHKVRLAPTRTDKVPNTSATAASAGADLNGAAVKNACEQLRERLLQVAATQLGSSASDVRIVEGVARALGNDTELAWDDLVRTAYFQRVQLSAAGFYRTEGLHWDAKTFRGTPFKYFAHGAAAAEVEVDGFTGAYRIRRVDIVHDVGDSLSPLIDIGQVEGGFVQGAGWLTLEDLRWDAGDGAGRGRLLTQAASTYKLPSFSEMPEEFHVTLLENASEEGAVYGSKAVGEPPLMLAFSVREALRQAAAAFGPSGVAVDLASPATPEAVFWAVQAAREGDASSNGHAREGVAAVSPSGNGLRGPAVDGTAHPGAEALSGA, encoded by the coding sequence ATGAGTCAGCTGTCCCAGCGCCCCGAGAAGCCGGTCGTCGGTGTCTCGATGCCGCACGAGAGTGCCACCCTGCACGTCACCGGCGCCGCGCTCTACACCGACGACCTGGTCGCCCGCACCAAGGACGTGCTGCACGCCTACCCGGTCCAGGTGATGCGGGCCCACGGCCGGATCACCGCGCTGCGCACCGAGCCCGCGCTCGCCGTACCCGGTGTGGTCCGCGTGCTGACCGGTGCCGACGTGCCCGGCGTCAACGACGCGGGGATGAAGCACGACGAGCCGCTGTTCCCCGACGAGGTCATGTTCCACGGCCACGCGGTCGCCTGGGTGCTCGGCGAGACCCTGGAGGCCGCCCGGCTCGGTGCGGCGGCCGTGGAGGTGGAGCTCGACGAGCTGCCCTCACTGATCACGTTGCAGGACGCGATGGCGGCCGACAGCTTCCACGGGGCGAGGCCCGTGATGCTGAGCGGTGATGTCGACGCCGGACTCGCCGACTCCGCGCACGTGTTCACCGGCGAGATCCACTTCTCCGACCAGGAACACTTCTACCTGGAGACGCACGCGGCGCTCGCCCACATCGACGAGAGCGGCCAGGTGTTCGTGCAGAGCAGCACCCAACACCCCTCGGAGACCCAGGAGATCGTCGCCCACGTCCTTGGTCTGCACAGTCACGAGGTGACCGTGCAGTGCCTGCGGATGGGCGGCGGTTTCGGGGGCAAGGAGATGCAGCCGCACGGCTTCGCGGCCGTCGCGGCGCTCGGTGCCAGGCTCACCGGACGCCCGGTCCGGCTGCGCCTCAACCGGACCCAGGACCTGACCATGTCCGGCAAGCGGCACGGGTTCCACGCCGAGTGGCGGATCGGCTTCGACGCCGACGGACGCATCCGGGCCCTGGACGCCACGCTGACCGCGGACGGCGGCTGGAGCCTGGATCTGTCCGAGCCGGTGGTGGCCCGCGCCCTGTGCCACATCGACAACACCTACTGGATTCCCAACGCCCGCGTCACCGGCCGCATCGCCAGGACCAACAAGGTGTCCAACACCGCCTTCCGCGGCTTCGGCGGCCCGCAGGGCATGCTGGTGATCGAGGACATCATGGGCCGGTGCGCGCCCCTGCTCGGCCTCGACCCGATGGAGCTGCGGGAGCGGAACTTCTACCAGCGGGGCCAGTCGACGCCGTACGGCCAGCAGGTCGTCCAGCCCGAGCGGATCGCCGCCGTCTGGCAGCAGGTCAAGGAGAACGGCGGCGTCGCCGAGCGCCGGCGGGAGATCGCCGCGTTCAACTCCGCGCATCCGCACACCAAGCGGGCGCTCGCGGTCACCGGCCTCAAGTTCGGCATCTCCTTCAACCTCACCGCCTTCAACCAGGGCGGCGCGCTCGTCCTGATCTACAAGGACGGCTCGGTCCTGATCAACCACGGCGGCACCGAGATGGGGCAGGGTCTGCACACCAAGATGCTGCAGGTGGCCGCGACCACCCTGGGCATCCCGCTGCACAAGGTGCGCCTCGCCCCGACACGGACCGACAAGGTGCCCAACACCTCCGCCACCGCCGCGAGCGCCGGCGCGGACCTCAACGGCGCGGCGGTGAAGAACGCCTGCGAGCAGCTGCGCGAGCGGCTCCTGCAGGTGGCCGCCACCCAACTGGGGTCGAGCGCCTCGGACGTACGCATCGTCGAGGGCGTCGCGCGCGCCCTGGGCAACGACACCGAGCTGGCCTGGGACGACCTGGTGCGCACCGCGTACTTCCAGCGGGTTCAGCTGTCGGCGGCCGGGTTCTACCGGACGGAGGGGCTGCACTGGGACGCGAAGACGTTCCGGGGTACGCCGTTCAAGTACTTCGCCCACGGCGCCGCGGCGGCCGAGGTGGAGGTGGATGGCTTCACGGGCGCGTACCGCATCCGGCGCGTTGACATCGTGCACGACGTCGGCGACAGCCTGTCCCCGCTGATCGACATCGGTCAGGTCGAGGGCGGCTTCGTGCAGGGCGCGGGCTGGCTGACCCTGGAGGACCTGCGCTGGGACGCCGGTGACGGTGCGGGCCGAGGGCGTCTGCTCACCCAGGCCGCGAGCACGTACAAGCTGCCGAGCTTCTCGGAGATGCCCGAGGAGTTCCACGTCACGCTGCTGGAGAACGCCTCGGAAGAGGGCGCGGTGTACGGGTCCAAGGCGGTCGGCGAGCCCCCGCTGATGCTGGCGTTCTCGGTGCGCGAAGCGTTGCGGCAGGCCGCCGCGGCGTTCGGGCCGAGCGGTGTCGCCGTCGACCTGGCCTCGCCCGCGACGCCGGAGGCGGTGTTCTGGGCGGTGCAGGCCGCGCGTGAGGGCGACGCCTCATCGAACGGTCACGCACGCGAGGGAGTTGCCGCGGTCAGCCCCTCCGGCAACGGGCTGCGCGGGCCTGCTGTGGACGGTACGGCGCACCCCGGCGCGGAAGCGTTGAGCGGTGCCTGA
- a CDS encoding xanthine dehydrogenase small subunit, with product MTAARITVNGTETPIAPAAPHATVLDFLRGRGLTGTKEGCAEGECGACSVLVARPGVDKPTDWVAVNSCLVPVAALDGQEVVTSEGLATVDRPGSPPSLHPVQEEMAVRGGSQCGYCTPGFVCSMAAEYYRPGRCAHTDPADSTGSTDAEHGPNGFDLHALSGNLCRCTGYRPIRDAAFAVGMPTDEDPLAQRREQSPPAPVATEYTRDDSTFLRKNTLAETLELLRERPNAVVVAGSTDWGVEVNIRSRRARCVLAVDRLPELRGLRVESDSIEIGAALTLTEIERRLDGSVPLLAELFPQFASRLIRNGATLGGNLGTGSPIGDTPPVLLALEASVVLADADGEREVPLAEYFTGYRQSVRRPGELIRAVRFPLPLSRVTAFHKIAKRRFDDISSVAVALALDIEDGIVRKARIGLGGVAATPIRALATEAVLEGEPWSAQTVENAARVLRGEGTPMDDHRASALYRSAMLGQSLRKLHVRTTEAVSS from the coding sequence ATGACGGCGGCACGGATCACGGTCAACGGGACCGAAACACCGATCGCACCGGCCGCGCCGCACGCCACGGTGCTGGACTTCCTGCGCGGGCGCGGCCTCACCGGCACGAAGGAGGGCTGCGCCGAGGGTGAGTGCGGCGCCTGCTCGGTCCTGGTGGCCCGCCCCGGGGTGGACAAGCCCACCGACTGGGTGGCGGTCAACTCCTGCCTGGTTCCGGTCGCGGCGCTCGACGGGCAGGAGGTCGTCACGTCCGAGGGCCTCGCCACCGTCGACCGGCCCGGCTCGCCGCCTTCCCTGCATCCGGTGCAGGAGGAGATGGCCGTACGCGGCGGCTCCCAATGCGGTTACTGCACACCGGGATTCGTCTGCAGCATGGCCGCCGAGTACTACCGGCCCGGCCGCTGCGCGCACACGGATCCGGCCGACTCCACGGGGTCGACCGATGCTGAGCACGGTCCGAACGGTTTCGATCTGCACGCGTTGAGCGGCAACCTCTGCCGCTGCACCGGCTATCGCCCGATCCGCGACGCCGCGTTCGCCGTCGGCATGCCCACCGACGAGGATCCTCTGGCACAGCGTCGCGAGCAGTCCCCGCCCGCGCCGGTCGCCACCGAGTACACCCGGGACGACAGCACGTTCCTGCGCAAGAACACTCTCGCCGAAACGCTGGAGTTGCTGCGCGAGCGGCCCAACGCCGTCGTGGTCGCCGGGTCCACGGACTGGGGCGTGGAGGTCAACATCCGCTCGCGACGCGCGCGTTGCGTGCTCGCCGTCGACCGGCTGCCCGAACTGCGGGGGCTGCGTGTGGAGTCCGACTCCATCGAGATCGGGGCGGCGCTGACGCTCACCGAGATCGAGCGCCGCCTCGACGGCAGCGTCCCGCTCCTCGCGGAGCTCTTCCCGCAGTTCGCCTCCCGGCTCATCCGCAACGGCGCGACCCTCGGCGGCAATCTGGGCACCGGCTCGCCCATCGGTGACACTCCCCCGGTGCTCCTGGCCCTGGAGGCGTCGGTCGTGCTCGCCGACGCCGACGGTGAGCGCGAGGTCCCGCTCGCGGAGTACTTCACCGGATACCGGCAGAGCGTGCGCCGTCCCGGCGAACTGATCCGCGCGGTGCGCTTCCCCCTGCCGTTGTCGCGGGTCACGGCCTTCCACAAGATCGCCAAGCGCCGCTTCGACGACATCTCCAGCGTGGCGGTCGCGCTCGCGCTCGACATCGAGGACGGGATCGTACGCAAGGCGCGGATCGGCCTGGGCGGCGTGGCCGCGACCCCGATCCGCGCCCTCGCCACCGAGGCCGTCCTGGAAGGCGAGCCGTGGTCGGCGCAGACTGTGGAGAACGCGGCCCGGGTGCTGCGGGGCGAGGGCACGCCGATGGACGATCATCGCGCGAGCGCCCTGTACCGATCCGCGATGCTCGGCCAGAGCCTGCGGAAACTGCACGTACGGACCACCGAGGCGGTGTCGTCATGA
- a CDS encoding chitinase produces the protein MDRVRQGRPGVRRRFGAALAVGAAAALAVTGLAAPAQSADVEAAAAQADVNVAKNAGFESDLSNWTCTANSGAAVTSPVHGGTKALKATPAGQDTAECSQIVKVKPNSTYKLSSWVQGSYAYLGARGTGTTDVSTWTPGTSAWQQLSTSFTTGANTTSVTVYTHGWYGQSAYYVDDVSVLGPDGGGGTDPVEIPAVPTGLAAGTTTSTSVDLSWTPVSTATGYTVYRDGTKVASSSGAATTITGLTPETTYSFQVSASNAAGESAKSTAVSARTGKGGGGDGGTVPKHALTGYWQNFNNGATVQKLRDVSSQYDIIAVSFADATTTPGQITFNLDPAVGYPSTADFKADIAAKHAAGKSVILSVGGEKGTISVNSDASATAFANSAYALMQEYGFDGVDIDLENGLNPTYMTKALRQLAAKAGSKLVLTMAPQTIDMQSTSGGYFQTALNVKDILTVVNMQYYNSGSMLGCDGKVYSQGSVDFLTSLACIQLEGGLDPSQVGIGVPASTRAAGSGYVAPSVVNNALDCLTRGTGCGSFKPSKTYPSLRGAMTWSTNWDATAGSTWSNSVGPKVHSLP, from the coding sequence GTGGACCGTGTACGTCAGGGCAGACCCGGCGTTCGCCGGAGATTCGGCGCGGCGCTGGCCGTCGGTGCGGCGGCCGCGCTCGCCGTCACCGGGCTCGCCGCTCCCGCGCAGTCGGCGGACGTCGAAGCGGCGGCCGCCCAAGCGGACGTCAACGTCGCCAAGAACGCCGGGTTCGAGTCGGACCTGAGCAACTGGACCTGCACCGCGAACAGCGGCGCCGCCGTCACGTCCCCCGTGCACGGCGGCACGAAGGCACTCAAGGCCACCCCGGCGGGCCAGGACACCGCCGAGTGTTCCCAGATCGTCAAGGTCAAGCCCAACTCGACGTACAAGCTGAGCAGTTGGGTGCAGGGCAGCTACGCCTACCTCGGTGCCCGGGGCACCGGAACCACCGACGTGTCGACCTGGACGCCGGGCACCTCCGCCTGGCAGCAGCTCTCCACCAGCTTCACCACCGGCGCGAACACCACGTCGGTCACCGTGTACACGCACGGCTGGTACGGGCAGAGCGCGTACTACGTGGACGACGTGAGCGTCCTCGGTCCCGACGGGGGCGGCGGCACCGACCCGGTGGAGATCCCGGCCGTGCCGACCGGACTCGCGGCGGGCACGACGACGTCCACGTCGGTGGACCTGTCCTGGACCCCGGTGTCCACGGCCACCGGGTACACCGTCTACCGCGACGGCACGAAGGTCGCCTCCTCCAGCGGCGCCGCCACGACGATCACCGGCCTCACGCCGGAGACCACGTACAGCTTCCAGGTGAGCGCGTCCAACGCGGCGGGTGAGTCCGCCAAGTCGACGGCGGTGTCCGCGCGGACCGGGAAGGGCGGTGGCGGGGACGGCGGCACCGTGCCCAAGCACGCGCTGACCGGTTACTGGCAGAACTTCAACAACGGCGCGACCGTGCAGAAGCTGCGGGACGTGTCGTCGCAGTACGACATCATCGCCGTCTCCTTCGCCGACGCCACCACCACACCGGGGCAGATCACCTTCAACCTGGACCCGGCCGTCGGCTACCCCTCCACCGCCGACTTCAAGGCGGACATCGCCGCGAAGCACGCGGCGGGCAAGTCCGTGATCCTCTCGGTCGGCGGCGAGAAGGGCACCATCTCGGTCAACAGCGACGCCTCCGCGACGGCCTTCGCGAACAGTGCCTACGCGCTGATGCAGGAGTACGGCTTCGACGGCGTCGACATCGACCTGGAGAACGGCCTCAACCCCACCTACATGACCAAGGCGCTGCGCCAGCTCGCCGCGAAGGCGGGCTCGAAGCTGGTACTCACGATGGCACCGCAGACCATCGACATGCAGTCCACCTCCGGTGGCTACTTCCAGACGGCGCTGAACGTCAAGGACATCCTCACGGTCGTCAACATGCAGTACTACAACAGCGGTTCGATGCTGGGCTGCGACGGCAAGGTCTACAGCCAGGGCAGCGTGGACTTCCTCACCTCGCTCGCCTGCATCCAGCTGGAGGGCGGCCTCGACCCCTCCCAGGTCGGCATCGGCGTCCCGGCGTCGACTCGCGCCGCGGGCAGCGGCTACGTGGCCCCCTCGGTCGTGAACAACGCCCTCGACTGCCTGACCCGCGGCACCGGCTGCGGCTCCTTCAAGCCGTCGAAGACGTACCCGTCCCTGCGCGGCGCGATGACGTGGTCCACGAACTGGGACGCGACAGCGGGCAGCACGTGGTCGAACTCCGTCGGCCCGAAGGTGCATAGCCTTCCGTAG